Proteins encoded within one genomic window of Gadus macrocephalus chromosome 16, ASM3116895v1:
- the cpda gene encoding carboxypeptidase D isoform X3: protein MEPHIHVSLFCLFIGVVSPRTAEASVDTRIKPGVNNYSKYYNYSELTGLLQTMVNTYPHISNLSSVGRSVQGRELWVMRITKDPNTDDPGKPRFKYVGNMHGDETISRQVLVYLVDYLLTKYGEDQRVTELVNTTDIYIMPSMNPDGFEKSVEGECDGTAEGRVNARKIDLNRSFPDQFGETVVTKEDAPEVWSIIQWILAKRFVLSANLHGGTVVASYPFDDSANHQIEGSYSRSDDDLLFRYLARVYAKNHPVMRTGHPNCPDYPAESFEEGITNGARWYDLSGGMQDFNYLHGNCLEITMELSCCKYPPASELRSEWDMNRESLMAYMEMVHIGLRGYVTEANNGSGLPDVRIVVAGINHNLTTGQHGEYYRLLLPGQYNISAIAPGYTTQTVHNVLVTKGKATELNFTVRPAPSALVSGVPVTTSAATSAQSTAQGTAQSTAQGTAQSSTPASEPTPSAENKAPASSGNRSDSPPPPTAGPEVSPPLMPQDFRHHNYADMELFLRRHSVEFPAIAHLSSVGRSVQGHELYVMVISDNPTVHEHGEPEFKYVGNMHGNEVVGRELLLNLIEYLCRNYGNDPEVTQLVNSTRIHIMPSMNPDGYEVAREGDKQGYLGRNNSNNFDLNRNFPDQFVNITEPRQPETEAVMSWLESVPFVLSANLHGGSLVVNYPYDDDREGVSQYSKCPDDEVFHQVSRAYAQENALMHKGHPCEMLYPEEYFGEGITNGANWYNVPGGMQDWNYLNTNCFEVTIELGCVKFPWEKDLPKYWDQNQRSMLQFIHQVHRGVKGTVSDIHTGSGIPDATIRVEGIDHNVTTAQTGDYWRLLVPGTFSLIASARGYEPMKIYATIPKDRVEVVDFKLSRVGAGPEGRLPAGPPPTQDPSVEEFQNFIRYLSVGEGLEELVRSTATENSYRYRSEREIAESLRGLLLNFPKITSLRSLGQSVDFRTIRALEISNQPDEAEPSEPKIRFVAGIHGNAPVGTELLLEFATFLCMNYGKNPAITRLINSTRIVILPLINPDGRQLAEEKQCTSTRGMANARGKDLDTDFFGNASQRVVEAQPETRAVMKLILERGQTLSVSLDGGALLATYPYDKPVQTVEKEGTLKYLANVYARNHPRMHLGDPRCPSTGQGGVLRAAERQSHMGSMKDFSVDFGHCPEITVYTGCCMFPPAEQLSTLWAENKKALLSMLVEAHKGVRGVVRDRSGKPIVGAMIVMNGGVRVYTAAGGFFHALLVPGSHDIEAIADGYQHQRQKVVVSSHEAASVVIISLNMDNRIFGLPREFVVAAAAASMTALVLTACIIWCVCSAKSNQQKDGFHRLRQHRDDYEDEIRLTSMGSKKALLGHEFQDESESDEETLYANKL from the exons ATGGAGCCTCATATACACGTTTCACTCTTCTGCCTCTTTATTGGTGTCGTCTCTCCGAGGACCGCGGAGGCCAGTGTGGACACTCGTATCAAACCGGGAGTGAACAACTACAGCAAATATTACAATTATTCGGAGTTGACGGGGCTTCTTCAAACCATGGTCAATACCTATCCCCACATCTCGAACCTGTCCAGCGTAGGGCGGTCCGTCCAGGGCAGGGAGCTGTGGGTCATGCGGATCACAAAGGACCCCAACACAGACGATCCGGGGAAACCTAGGTTCAAATACGTGGGAAACATGCACGGCGACGAGACAATATCCAGGCAGGTGCTGGTGTACCTTGTGGACTATCTGCTGACCAAGTACGGTGAAGACCAACGCGTCACGGAGCTGGTGAACACCACGGATATTTACATCATGCCCAGCATGAACCCAGACGGCTTCGAGAAGTCCGTGGAGGGCGAATGTGATGGAACCGCTGAGGGTCGTGTAAACGCAAGAAAAATCGACCTCAACCGAAGCTTCCCCGACCAGTTTGGAGAAACGGTGGTTACTAAAGAGGATGCCCCAGAAGTATGGTCCATTATTCAATGGATATTGGCCAAAAG ATTTGTGCTCTCGGCCAACCTGCATGGTGGCACCGTGGTGGCCAGCTACCCCTTTGACGACTCGGCCAACCATCAGATTGAGGGTTCATACAGCCGCTCAGACGATGACCTTTTGTTTCGTTACCTGGCCCGCGTCTATGCAAAAAACCATCCTGTGATGAGGACCGGCCATCCCAACTGCCCTGATTATCCAGCTGAGAGCTTCGAGGAAGGCATCACCAATGGAGCCAGGTGGTATGATCTATCTG GAGGGATGCAGGACTTCAACTACCTCCACGGGAACTGTCTGGAGATCACCATGGAGCTGAGCTGCTGCAAATACCCCCCTGCCTCTGAGCTCAGGAGCGAGTGGGACATGAACAGAGAGTCGCTGATGGCCTACATGGAAATG GTTCACATAGGGCTGCGTGGCTATGTGACAGAGGCCAACAATGGCTCCGGCCTCCCTGACGTCAGAATCGTGGTGGCAGGCATCAACCACAACCTGACCACAGGACAGCACGGCGAGTACTATCGTCTCCTTCTCCCCGGACAGTACAACATCTCCGCCATCGCACCGGG GTACACCACCCAAACGGTCCACAACGTCCTGGTGACCAAGGGGAAAGCCACTGAGCTCAACTTCACCGTGAGACCCGCTCCCAGCGCGCTCGTGAGCGGCGTCCCCGTGACGACCTCAGCCGCGACGTCCGCACAGAGCACGGCCCAGGGCACCGCTCAGAGCACGGCCCAGGGCACCGCTCAGAGCAGCACCCCCGCGTCCGAACCCACCCCTTCCGCGGAGAACAAGGCCCCGGCCTCCAGCGGGAACCGCagcgactcccccccccctcccaccgccGGCCCAGAGGTCAGCCCCCCCCTTATGCCGCAGGACTTCCGCCACCACAACTACGCCGACATGGAGCTGTTCCTGCGCAGGCACAGCGTCGAGTTCCCCGCCATTGCACACCTCTCCTCCGTGGGTAGGTCCGTGCAAGGCCACGAGCTGTACGTGATGGTCATCTCCGACAACCCGACGGTCCACGAGCATG GAGAGCCCGAGTTCAAGTATGTCGGCAACATGCACGGCAACGAGGTGGTGGGACGGGAGCTGCTGCTCAACCTCATCGAGTATCTCTGCCGTAACTATGGCAACGACCCCGAGGTCACCCAGCTGGTCAACAGCACACGCATCCACATCATGCCCTCCATGAATCCGGACGGCTACGAAGTTGCCAGGGAAG GGGATAAACAAGGCTACCTGGGAcggaacaacagcaacaacttcGACCTGAACCGCAACTTCCCCGACCAGTTTGTGAACATCACGGAGCCAAGGCAGCCGGAGACGGAGGCCGTGATGAGCTGGCTGGAGAGCGTCCCCTTCGTGCTGTCGGCCAACCTTCACGGGG GCTCTTTGGTGGTTAATTACCCCTATGATGACGATAGAGAAGGAGTCTCGCAGTACAGCAAGTGCCCCGATGACGAGGTCTTTCACCAGGTGTCTAGAGCCTACGCACAG gAGAACGCTCTGATGCACAAAGGGCACCCTTGTGAGATGCTGTACCCAGAGGAATATTTTGGGGAGGGCATCACCAATGGTGCCAACTGGTACAATGTTCCTG GAGGCATGCAGGACTGGAATTATTTGAACACCAACTGTTTTGAGGTCACTATTGAACTTGGCTGTGTCAAGTTTCCCTGGGAGAAGGACCTGCCCAAATACTGGGATCAAAACCAACGATCCATGCTACAATTCATCCACCAG GTCCACAGGGGAGTCAAGGGCACCGTCTCAGACATCCACACTGGTTCTGGCATCCCCGATGCCACCATTCGTGTTGAGGGCATAGATCACAACGTCACTACAGCCCAGACGGGAGACTACTGGAGGCTGCTGGTCCCCGGGACATTCAGCCTCATCGCCTCAGCCCGCGG GTATGAACCGATGAAGATCTACGCCACCATCCCAAAAGACAGAGTAGAGGTGGTGGACTTCAAACTGAGCCGCGTCGGCGCCGGGCCTGAAGGCCGGCTCCCAGCGGGCCCGCCGCCCACCCAGGACCCCTCAGTGGAGGAGTTCCAGAACTTCATCCGCTACCTGTCCGTGGGCGaggggctggaggagctggtgaggaGCACCGCCACGGAGAACAGCTACCGCTaccggagtgagagagagatagcagagTCCCTGAGAGGCCTTCTCCTCAACTTCCCCAAAATCACCTCCCTGCGAAG TCTGGGCCAGAGTGTGGATTTCAGAACCATCCGGGCTTTGGAGATCTCCAACCAGCCGGATGAGGCAGAGCCTTCTGAACCCAAAATAAGATTTGTGGCTGGGATCCATGGAAACGCTCCAGTGGGCACTGAGCTTCTGCTGGAATTTGCAACCTTCCTGTGTATGAACTATGGCAAGAACCCGGCCATCACCAGG CTCATTAACAGTACACGGATTGTCATCCTGCCCCTCATTAACCCAGACGGTAGGCAGCTGGCCGAGGAAAAGCAGTGCACCTCCACACGGGGCATGGCCAACGCTCGCGGCAAAGACCTGGACACAGACTTCTTTG GCAACGCTTCCCAGCGTGTGGTGGAGGCCCAGCCAGAGACCAGAGCAGTGATGAAGCTTATCCTGGAGAGGGGGCAAACGCTGTCTGTGTCTTTAGATGGGGGCGCTCTTCTGGCTACCTACCCTTACGACAAACCCGTCCAGACTG TTGAAAAGGAGGGCACTCTGAAGTACTTGGCTAATGTGTACGCCAGAAACCATCCCAGGATGCATCTCGGAGACCCCAGATGTCCAAGCACGGGGCAAG GCGGGGTTCTGAGGGcggcagagaggcagagccaCATGGGCAGCATGAAG GACTTCAGTGTGGACTTTGGCCATTGTCCAGAGATCACTGTGTACACGGGCTGCTGTATGTTCCCCCCCGCCGAGCAGCTGTCCACACTGTGGGCAGAGAACAAGAAGGCCCTTCTCAGCATGCTTGTGGAG GCCCATAAGGGCGTGCGAGGTGTGGTGCGGGACCGGAGTGGGAAGCCCATCGTCGGGGCCATGATCGTGATGAACGGGGGGGTGCGGGTCTACACTGCAGCAGGGGGCTTCTTCCACGCTCTGCTGGTCCCGGGCAGCCACGACATTGAAGCCATCGCTGATGGATACCAGCATCAACGCCAGAAG GTGGTGGTGTCGTCCCATGAAGCGGCCAGTGTGGTCATCATTTCGTTGAACATGGACAACCGTATCTTCGGTCTGCCCAGAGAGTTTGTGGTGGCTGCTGCAG CAGCCTCTATGACGGCCCTGGTGTTGACTGCCTGCatcatctggtgtgtgtgttcggccAAGTCCAACCAGCAGAAGGACGGCTTCCACCGGCTGCGGCAGCACCGGGATGACTACGAGGACGAGATACGCCTGACCTCCATGGGCTCCAAAAAGGCCCTGCTGGGCCACGAGTTCCAggacgagagcgagagcgacgagGAGACGCTGTACGCCAACAAGCTCTGA